The genomic stretch AGGACCACGAGAGCCGGTGGTGCGGGGTGGGCCCCAGCCGGGCCAGGGCCTCCTGGTGGACGGGTGAGGGATAGCCGGCATTGTCGGCGAAGCCGTATTCCTCGCACCCGATCGTGCCCATGTAGGCGTCGCGCCGCACCTTGGCCAGGACGGACGCGGCGGCGACAGAGACGCTGGCGGCATCCCCCTTGACCTCCAGGCGCACCGGCCACGGGGCGCCTATGTAGTCGTGCTTGCCGTCCAGGATCACCACGTCCGGGCGGGCGGGGAGCGCCTCCAGGGCTCGTCTGGCGGCCCGGCGCAGGGCCTCCGTCATGCCGAGCGTGTCGATCTCCGTGTGCGTCGCCTCGCCGTAGCCGATGCCCGCCGCCCACGCGGCCAGCTCGGCCGCCAGCGGCTCGCGCCGGGCGGCGGTGAGCTGCTTGGAGTCCGTCAGCCCCGGCGGCGGCTCGGACAGGTCGGTGACGACCGCGCACACCGAGACGGGGCCGGCCCAGGCGCCCCGGCCCACCTCGTCGACGCCCGCGACCGTGCGGACGCTCGGCTGGGAGAGCAGCAACTGCTCGATCTCGTACGTCGGCGCCATGACAGCAGACGCTACAGCGCTTATGGTCGCGCTCGCACGGGGCTCCGCTGGTCACGCAAGCTGCCGCTCTCCGCCCCAGGCTCGCCGCTGTGTGTATGGCCTACTCGTCGTATGGCCTACTCGTCGTATGGCCTACTCGTCGTATGGCCTACTCGTCGTATGGCCTACTCGTCGTATGGCCTACTCGTCGTATGGCCTACTCGTCGTATGGCCTACTCGTCGTATGGCCTACTCGTCGTCGGTCCTGTGCCGGTCCGCCAGCCGCAACGGCTCCAGGTCGGCGGCGATGTAGCGGGCGGCCACGTGAATCGCCCGCAACGTGACGGACACCGACGGCCGGTGCACGCTGGAGCCTCGAGCCACGGCGTGCACGTCCCGCCCGACGGGGTTGCCGGGGAAATGGCGTACGGCGAGCCCGCGGATCCCCGCCGACAGCGCGAGCGCGGGTACGGCGGCGATGCCGATGCCCTTGGCGACGAGCGAGAGTATCGTCCCGAGCCCCTCGAACTCCCACGGCGTGGGCCGGGTGCCGCCCACGTCCACCAGCAGCCGGTCCACCGCCAGCCGGGACGGCTCGCCGTCGGGCGTGGCCATCCACGGCTCGTCAC from Nonomuraea polychroma encodes the following:
- a CDS encoding ribonuclease HII translates to MSAVASAVMAPTYEIEQLLLSQPSVRTVAGVDEVGRGAWAGPVSVCAVVTDLSEPPPGLTDSKQLTAARREPLAAELAAWAAGIGYGEATHTEIDTLGMTEALRRAARRALEALPARPDVVILDGKHDYIGAPWPVRLEVKGDAASVSVAAASVLAKVRRDAYMGTIGCEEYGFADNAGYPSPVHQEALARLGPTPHHRLSWSYLDDLPQWRHLKLHRDPLACEGQVTLFG